One Labrus mixtus chromosome 12, fLabMix1.1, whole genome shotgun sequence DNA segment encodes these proteins:
- the LOC132985457 gene encoding creatine kinase B-type-like: MFDGVLLSGQPDVIMPFGNTHNKLKMNYSAEQEFPDLSQHNNHMAKVLTPEMYANLRDKETPSGFTLDDTIQTGVDNPGHPFIMTVGCVAGDEETYEVFKELLDPVIEDRHGGYKPSDKHKTDLNFENLQGGDDLDPNYVLSSRVRTGRSIRGFCLPPHCSRGERRAIENLSIESLDVLDGDLKGKYYALKNMTEEEQQQLIDDHFLFDKPVSPLLLASGMARDWPDGRGIWHNDNKTFLVWVNEEDHLRVISMQKGGNMREVFTRFCTGLTKIESLFKDRGHEFMWNEHLGYVLTCPSNLGTGLRAGVHVKLPNVSKHDKFGEILKRLRLQKRGTGGVDTAAVGGVFDISNADRLGFSEVELVQMVVDGVNLLVEMEKRLEGGESIDDLMPEQK, translated from the exons ATGTTTGATGGCGTTCTGCTTTCAGGTCAGCCCGACGTCATCATGCCTTTCGGAAATACCCACAACAAGCTGAAGATGAACTACTCCGCCGAGCAGGAGTTCCCCGACCTCAGCCAGCACAACAACCACATGGCCAAGGTGCTCACGCCCGAAATGTACGCCAACCTGAGGGACAAGGAGACGCCCAGCGGATTCACCCTGGACGACACCATCCAGACTGGAGTCGACAACCCAG GTCACCCTTTCATCATGACGGTGGGCTGCGTCGCCGGAGACGAGGAAACATACGAGGTGTTCAAAGAGCTCCTGGACCCAGTGATCGAAGACCGCCACGGAGGGTACAAACCATCAGACAAACACAAGACCGACCTGAACTTTGAaaacctgcag GGTGGAGATGATCTGGATCCAAACTACGTCCTGAGCTCCAGGGTCCGGACTGGGCGGAGCATCCGTGGCTTCTGTCTGCCGCCACACTGCAGCCGCGGAGAACGCCGCGCCATCGAGAACCTCTCAATCGAAA GTCTGGACGTCCTGGACGGGGACCTGAAGGGGAAGTACTACGCCCTGAAGAACATGACGGAGgaagaacagcagcagctgatcgatgaccacttcctgtttgataaGCCCGTCTCCCCCCTGCTGCTGGCGTCCGGGATGGCCCGTGACTGGCCCGACGGCCGTGGCATCTG GCACAACGACAACAAGACCTTCCTGGTGTGGGTGAACGAGGAGGATCACCTGCGCGTCATCAGCATGCAGAAAGGAGGGAACATGAGGGAGGTGTTCACCCGCTTCTGCACTGGCCTCACCAAG ATCGAGAGTCTGTTTAAGGACCGAGGGCATGAGTTCATGTGGAACGAGCACCTGGGCTACGTGCTCACCTGTCCATCAAACCTGGGCACCGGACTGAGGGCCGGCGTCCACGTCAAGCTGCCCAACGTGAGCAAGCACGACAAGTTTGGAGAGATCCTGAAGAGGCTGAGACTGCAGAAGAGAggcacag gcgGCGTGGACACGGCGGCGGTGGGCGGAGTCTTTGACATCTCAAACGCGGACCGTCTGGGCTTCTCAGAGGTGGAGCTGGTGCAGATGGTGGTGGACGGAGTCAACCTGCTGGTGGAGATGGAGAAACGTCTGGAAGGCGGAGAGAGCATCGACGACCTGATGCCCGAGCAGAAGTGA